A window of the Hordeum vulgare subsp. vulgare chromosome 5H, MorexV3_pseudomolecules_assembly, whole genome shotgun sequence genome harbors these coding sequences:
- the LOC123452549 gene encoding AP-1 complex subunit sigma-1, with protein sequence MINFVLLISRQGKVRLTKWYSPYTQKERTKVIRELSGLILTRGPKLCNFVEWRGYKVVYRRYASLYFCMCIDADDNELEVLEIIHHFVEILDRYFGSVCELDLIFNFHKAYYVLDEILISGELQESSKKNVARLIAAQDSLVEAAKEEAGSISNIIAQATK encoded by the exons ATG ATTAATTTCGTGCTCCTAATCAGCCGCCAGGGCAAGGTGAGGCTCACCAAGTGGTACTCGCCTTACACCCAGAAGGAGAGGACTAAG GTCATCCGTGAGCTTAGTGGGCTCATTCTTACTCGAGGTCCAAAACTCTGCAACTTTGTCGAGTGGAGAGGTTACAAGGTTGTGTACAGAAG GTATGCCAGCCTCTATTTCTGCATGTGTATCGATGCTGATGACAATGAGCTCGAAGTCCTTGAAATTATCCATCATTTTGTTGAGATACTCGACCGCTATTTCGGCAGT GTATGCGAGCTGGATTTGATATTCAATTTCCACAAG GCCTACTATGTACTGGATGAGATTCTCATTTCTGGCGAGCTTCAGGAATCTAGCAAGAAGAATGTTGCAAGACTTATTGCTGCACAG GATTCGTTGGTGGAGGCTGCTAAAGAGGAAGCTGGCTCCATCAGTAACATCATTGCCCAGGCTACGAAGTAA